Proteins from a genomic interval of Acetobacterium woodii DSM 1030:
- a CDS encoding dienelactone hydrolase family protein has product MNKETVKAATAIIIIPEIYGINRYIKDWTAFFSGRGYDVYCLDLIGNKHSFSYAEEGAAYLNFREKISFDCSEEVAVYLRELKNNYSQIIVFGSSVGATIAWRLTENSCCDGMIGYYGSRIREYLDVKPSCPCLLLFAENEESFNVKPICQQLMSKDLIEVAVLPGKHGFADPDGNNYYRESCKKARDMVEYFLNKIEKGAK; this is encoded by the coding sequence ATGAATAAAGAAACGGTTAAAGCAGCAACAGCGATCATAATTATTCCTGAGATTTATGGAATTAATCGATATATTAAAGACTGGACCGCTTTTTTTAGCGGTCGTGGTTATGACGTTTACTGCCTGGATTTGATTGGTAATAAGCACTCTTTTTCTTATGCTGAAGAGGGTGCGGCATACCTGAATTTTAGGGAAAAAATTAGTTTTGATTGTAGTGAAGAAGTTGCCGTCTATTTAAGAGAACTCAAAAACAATTATTCCCAAATTATCGTTTTTGGATCAAGTGTAGGCGCGACTATTGCCTGGCGACTGACCGAAAACAGTTGCTGTGATGGGATGATTGGATATTATGGTTCTCGCATAAGGGAATATCTTGATGTCAAGCCGAGCTGCCCATGCCTGCTGTTATTCGCAGAAAATGAAGAATCCTTTAATGTGAAACCAATTTGTCAACAACTCATGAGTAAAGATTTGATTGAAGTTGCGGTACTACCAGGCAAACATGGTTTTGCAGATCCCGATGGCAATAATTATTATCGTGAATCATGTAAAAAAGCCCGAGATATGGTAGAATATTTTTTGAATAAAATTGAAAAAGGCGCAAAATAA
- a CDS encoding NAD-dependent protein deacylase: MTDIEKLQKIVENAGNIVFFGGAGVSTESGIPDFRSVDGLYNQSYQYPPETILSHQFFVDNTEEFYHFYRNKMLYLEAKPNAAHIKLAKLEAAGKVKAVITQNIDGLHQMAGSKNVLELHGSVHRNYCVRCHQFYPVQTIIESDGVPTCTCGGTIKPDVVLYGEGLDNEVMNQSLSAITKAEVLIIGGTSLGVYPAAGLIDYYRGKQLVLINKTATPMDSRANLAIKGSIGEVFKQI; this comes from the coding sequence ATGACAGATATTGAAAAACTACAAAAAATTGTCGAAAACGCTGGTAATATTGTTTTTTTTGGAGGGGCTGGGGTCTCTACCGAGAGCGGCATTCCCGATTTTCGGAGTGTCGATGGGTTATATAATCAAAGTTATCAATACCCACCGGAAACGATTCTTTCACATCAGTTTTTTGTCGATAATACTGAGGAATTTTATCATTTTTATCGCAATAAAATGTTATATCTGGAAGCAAAACCAAATGCTGCTCATATAAAATTAGCAAAACTGGAAGCCGCAGGAAAAGTAAAAGCGGTGATTACCCAAAATATTGATGGCCTCCACCAAATGGCGGGCAGTAAGAATGTCTTGGAACTGCATGGTTCGGTGCATCGCAATTATTGTGTGCGATGTCATCAATTTTATCCGGTTCAAACGATTATCGAAAGTGACGGTGTCCCCACATGCACTTGTGGCGGCACGATTAAACCGGATGTGGTTTTGTATGGCGAAGGTTTAGATAATGAGGTAATGAACCAGTCACTATCTGCAATTACCAAAGCCGAGGTTCTGATTATCGGGGGAACATCATTGGGGGTTTATCCGGCCGCAGGGCTGATTGATTATTACCGGGGGAAGCAGTTGGTATTAATTAATAAGACCGCAACCCCGATGGATTCCCGCGCAAATTTGGCCATTAAAGGAAGTATCGGGGAAGTATTTAAACAAATTTAA
- a CDS encoding putative NPN-dependent ornithine cyclodeaminase has translation MFTLPNYTTPDFSEPFFINAPSVRTMPAPMDGVVPENFYATTIFPEYFKIHNTWQLMRESRMDCVVVIKDDHPAAVEFRNVKKGDAVVVGRHEDGGNGVYVDHFAFNKKQNETDNFSFRTSNSRETAYSRDYDRLYELLEFERDHGYLLWVLGPAVTFDQDSRNAMTKLIENGYVDALFAGNALATHDLESHFFNTALGQDIYSKENKSMGHYHHIETINRARSCETLENLVETYKIEDGIVSACIKNKIPMVLAGSIRDDGPLPSVYADVYQAQDALRVHTRKATTVICLATQLHTIATGNMTPSYQVVDGIIRPVYFYTVDISEFVVNKLKDRGSLSSRSFITNIQDFVVNLQRRLATPKDGHFNK, from the coding sequence ATGTTTACTTTACCCAACTATACTACTCCCGATTTTTCAGAACCCTTTTTTATTAACGCTCCCAGTGTCCGAACCATGCCGGCTCCGATGGATGGCGTCGTTCCCGAAAACTTTTATGCCACCACTATCTTTCCTGAATATTTTAAAATCCATAACACCTGGCAATTAATGCGTGAAAGCCGGATGGACTGTGTCGTTGTCATCAAGGATGATCATCCTGCAGCGGTAGAATTCAGAAATGTTAAAAAAGGTGATGCCGTTGTTGTCGGCCGTCACGAAGATGGCGGAAATGGTGTCTATGTCGATCACTTTGCCTTTAATAAAAAGCAAAATGAAACTGACAATTTTTCGTTTCGAACTTCTAATTCGCGCGAAACGGCTTACTCTCGGGATTATGATCGCCTCTATGAATTACTGGAATTTGAACGGGATCATGGTTATCTGCTCTGGGTTCTGGGTCCGGCCGTAACCTTTGACCAGGATTCCCGAAACGCGATGACCAAGCTGATCGAAAACGGTTATGTCGATGCCCTCTTTGCCGGCAATGCTTTAGCCACCCATGATTTGGAATCGCATTTTTTTAACACCGCTTTGGGCCAGGATATCTATTCTAAAGAAAATAAATCAATGGGTCATTATCATCATATCGAAACCATTAATCGCGCCCGGAGTTGTGAAACCCTGGAGAATTTAGTCGAAACATATAAAATTGAAGATGGCATTGTTAGCGCCTGTATCAAAAATAAGATCCCGATGGTTTTAGCTGGTTCAATTCGCGATGACGGCCCGCTCCCCAGCGTTTATGCCGATGTCTACCAAGCTCAAGATGCCCTGCGCGTTCATACCCGCAAAGCAACCACCGTCATTTGTCTGGCAACGCAACTTCATACCATTGCAACTGGCAATATGACCCCTTCTTATCAAGTTGTTGATGGCATTATTCGACCCGTTTATTTTTACACGGTTGATATTTCAGAATTTGTCGTCAATAAATTAAAAGATCGCGGCAGCCTGAGTTCCCGGTCATTTATCACGAATATCCAAGATTTTGTGGTGAATTTACAACGTCGCTTAGCGACCCCAAAAGACGGTCACTTTAATAAGTAG
- a CDS encoding formylmethanofuran dehydrogenase subunit E family protein, which produces MNKELWDKCVAYHGHHCPGLAIGVRASLEAIKALSIDPSGNDKIVCVAENESCSVDGIRVVLGCTGEKGNLLFIKEGKQAFSVFNQTTGESIRLILKELPPMERDEMEAFLLNEPDASKLFDFEKPHFTLPEKV; this is translated from the coding sequence ATGAATAAAGAATTATGGGATAAATGTGTAGCTTATCATGGACATCATTGTCCTGGTTTGGCGATTGGTGTCCGGGCTTCCCTGGAAGCGATAAAAGCTTTATCTATTGATCCGTCCGGAAATGATAAAATCGTTTGTGTCGCCGAAAATGAATCCTGCAGTGTCGATGGTATTCGAGTGGTACTGGGATGTACCGGTGAAAAAGGTAATCTGCTTTTTATAAAAGAAGGCAAACAGGCTTTTTCCGTTTTTAATCAAACCACCGGCGAAAGTATTCGTTTGATTTTAAAAGAACTGCCGCCTATGGAACGGGATGAAATGGAAGCTTTCCTACTCAATGAACCGGATGCCTCAAAACTTTTCGATTTCGAAAAACCACATTTTACTTTACCTGAAAAAGTTTAA
- a CDS encoding PFL family protein: MTMFKDVLETVRMIEKERLDIRTITMGISLLDCIDSSGVKSRQKIYDKITFLAENLVKEGERIETELGIPIVNKRISVTPISLIAGSSEDLNYVEYAKTLDAAAATVGINFIGGFSALVPKGFTKGDRILIDSIPEALATTNCVCSSVNLGSSKAGINMDAVKRLGEVIKETAYLTREADSIGCAKFVAFANAVEDNPFMAGAFHGVGEAEAVLNVGVSGPGVVKRALEKAQHASFGEMAEIIKKTAFKITRAGHLVGTTVAERLNVPFGILDLSLAPTPEIGDSVARILEEMGLEHCGTHGTTAALAMLNDAVKKGGIMASTSVGGFSGAFIPVSEDEGMIEAVECGALTFDKLEAMTSVCSVGIDMVAIPGDTPATTISGILADEAAIGVINNKTTGVRVIPVYGKDVGDTAEFGGLLGRAPIMPVNKNDCSVFVNRGGQIPAPIHSFKN; the protein is encoded by the coding sequence ATGACAATGTTTAAAGACGTCCTTGAAACGGTCAGAATGATAGAAAAAGAACGGCTGGATATCCGCACCATCACGATGGGTATTTCTTTACTTGATTGTATTGATTCTTCCGGCGTTAAAAGCCGCCAAAAAATTTATGATAAAATTACTTTTTTAGCCGAAAACCTAGTCAAAGAGGGTGAACGAATCGAAACGGAGCTGGGCATTCCCATCGTTAATAAACGTATTTCCGTTACGCCAATTTCGCTGATTGCCGGAAGCAGCGAAGACCTGAATTATGTCGAATATGCCAAAACCCTTGATGCAGCTGCTGCGACAGTTGGCATTAATTTTATTGGTGGTTTTTCGGCCCTCGTCCCCAAAGGCTTTACCAAGGGCGATCGAATTCTGATTGACTCAATCCCGGAAGCTTTAGCAACTACTAACTGCGTCTGTTCATCGGTTAACCTCGGCTCATCAAAGGCCGGCATTAATATGGATGCCGTTAAACGATTAGGCGAAGTGATCAAAGAAACTGCCTACCTCACCCGAGAGGCGGATTCGATTGGTTGTGCTAAATTTGTCGCTTTTGCTAATGCGGTTGAAGACAATCCCTTTATGGCTGGTGCCTTTCACGGCGTCGGCGAAGCCGAAGCGGTTCTTAATGTTGGCGTCAGCGGTCCCGGCGTTGTTAAACGGGCGCTTGAAAAAGCACAACATGCTTCCTTTGGAGAAATGGCTGAAATCATTAAAAAAACTGCTTTTAAAATTACCCGCGCCGGACATCTGGTTGGCACAACTGTTGCTGAACGGCTGAATGTTCCGTTTGGTATCTTAGATTTATCTTTGGCACCAACCCCGGAAATCGGTGACAGCGTAGCCCGTATTCTCGAGGAAATGGGTTTGGAACATTGTGGTACTCATGGCACCACCGCGGCTCTGGCGATGCTCAATGATGCGGTCAAAAAAGGCGGTATCATGGCCTCAACTTCAGTTGGTGGTTTCAGCGGGGCCTTTATTCCCGTCAGTGAAGATGAAGGAATGATTGAAGCTGTTGAATGTGGTGCCTTAACCTTTGATAAGTTGGAAGCCATGACCAGTGTCTGTTCGGTTGGTATTGACATGGTTGCCATTCCCGGTGATACTCCCGCTACGACCATCTCTGGTATCTTAGCTGATGAGGCGGCGATCGGTGTCATTAATAATAAAACTACCGGCGTTCGGGTCATTCCCGTTTATGGAAAAGACGTGGGTGATACCGCTGAATTTGGCGGACTTCTTGGTCGAGCTCCAATCATGCCGGTAAATAAAAACGACTGTTCTGTTTTTGTGAATCGCGGCGGTCAGATTCCGGCCCCCATTCACAGTTTTAAAAACTAA
- a CDS encoding ACT domain-containing protein, translating to MRAVVTVIGKDRTGIIYNVSKILAENNVNIEDISQTVMHDFFTMIMLVDMSKMSNDFIVLKTALEEIGETIGMSIRIQHEDLFNAMHTI from the coding sequence ATGAGAGCAGTAGTAACGGTTATTGGAAAAGACCGAACCGGAATAATTTATAATGTATCTAAAATTTTAGCCGAAAACAACGTCAATATCGAAGATATCAGTCAAACAGTTATGCACGATTTTTTCACCATGATCATGCTTGTTGATATGTCTAAAATGTCAAATGACTTTATTGTCTTAAAAACCGCCCTTGAAGAAATCGGCGAAACCATTGGTATGTCAATCCGCATTCAGCATGAAGATCTTTTCAATGCAATGCACACCATATAG
- the mraZ gene encoding division/cell wall cluster transcriptional repressor MraZ: MFFGEFEHNIDDKGRLIIPSKFRESLGGQFVLTKGLDCCLFVFSMEEWENFESKLKSLPISDKDARAFTRFFFAGAADCELDRQGRASIPLSLRKYAKIAKEVTIIGVSNRLEIWDSQIWSNYNDNDELNYEDIANNMAMLGI; encoded by the coding sequence ATGTTTTTTGGAGAGTTTGAACATAATATCGATGACAAGGGACGTCTGATCATTCCTTCAAAATTCAGAGAATCTCTGGGCGGACAGTTTGTTTTAACAAAAGGGCTGGACTGTTGCTTGTTTGTTTTTTCCATGGAAGAATGGGAAAATTTTGAAAGTAAACTAAAATCGTTACCCATATCGGATAAGGATGCCAGAGCATTTACCCGGTTTTTCTTTGCTGGAGCTGCCGACTGTGAGCTGGACCGTCAAGGGCGGGCAAGCATTCCGCTTTCGCTTCGAAAATATGCAAAAATAGCAAAAGAGGTGACCATTATCGGAGTTTCAAACAGATTGGAAATTTGGGATAGTCAAATATGGAGTAACTATAACGACAATGATGAGTTAAACTATGAGGACATCGCTAATAACATGGCGATGTTGGGAATATAA
- the rsmH gene encoding 16S rRNA (cytosine(1402)-N(4))-methyltransferase RsmH, with protein MKPETFSHTTVLLRESIDGLDIKPDGSYVDCTLGGGGHSQWICEALNENGVLVGIDQDDYALRYAKNRLEPYACQRYFVKSNFASLTKVLEGLHLSGIDGILYDLGVSSFQLDDDTRGFSYHNDGPLDMRMNQVADLTAEMVVNDYAPGELKKILFLYGEEKFASQIVKSIVKAREIKRIQTTLELSEIIKHAYPPKERFKEKHPSRKTFQAIRLEVNGELKILEDALIQGIAALKPGGRMCVITFHSLEDRVVKRLFKERANPCTCPPDFPQCVCGKKPEVKLISRKPISSGIDELEKNRRSRSAKLRIVEKLETES; from the coding sequence ATGAAACCAGAAACATTTTCACATACTACCGTTTTGTTGCGGGAATCAATTGATGGTCTGGACATAAAACCGGATGGCAGCTATGTTGATTGTACCTTGGGCGGCGGCGGACATTCACAGTGGATCTGCGAAGCGTTAAATGAAAACGGTGTTTTAGTCGGTATCGATCAGGATGATTATGCCTTGCGGTATGCTAAAAATCGTTTAGAACCATATGCTTGTCAGCGCTATTTTGTAAAAAGTAATTTTGCCAGTTTGACCAAGGTTCTAGAGGGCCTCCATCTCTCTGGAATCGATGGTATTCTATATGACCTCGGGGTTTCTTCATTTCAACTGGATGATGATACCCGAGGCTTTTCTTATCATAATGATGGACCGCTGGATATGAGAATGAATCAGGTTGCGGATTTAACGGCCGAAATGGTTGTTAATGACTATGCTCCTGGGGAACTGAAAAAAATTCTTTTCCTTTATGGTGAAGAAAAGTTTGCCAGTCAAATTGTAAAATCCATCGTTAAAGCCAGAGAAATAAAAAGAATCCAAACAACTTTGGAGTTAAGTGAGATCATTAAACATGCTTACCCGCCCAAAGAACGTTTTAAAGAAAAACATCCCTCAAGAAAAACCTTCCAAGCGATTCGCCTGGAAGTTAATGGGGAACTGAAAATATTGGAAGATGCACTGATACAAGGTATTGCAGCCTTGAAACCGGGAGGAAGAATGTGCGTGATTACTTTTCATTCACTTGAAGATCGGGTGGTGAAACGGTTATTTAAAGAAAGAGCCAATCCCTGTACGTGCCCACCCGATTTTCCGCAATGCGTTTGTGGAAAAAAACCAGAGGTGAAACTTATTTCGCGAAAGCCGATTAGTTCAGGGATTGATGAATTGGAAAAAAATCGACGGTCGCGAAGTGCAAAACTGCGGATTGTTGAAAAGTTGGAAACAGAAAGTTAA
- a CDS encoding peptidoglycan D,D-transpeptidase FtsI family protein: protein MNIKKKAQREIGPIGKQNRIMIAMVILSLCLIIIIGRLFSLQIVNSTGKYERQVDQLVEEVPIKASRGDIYDRNKNVLAKDSSATAVNVIPYEVEDPERLANTLSTKLGLKYEDVLTKISVLENNIVEVKTGLSQGTAVIVLSHNFDGVSVEDGTLYFEPIKIKDAGAVASAIAKDLDYNYESLYEKATRKENQAVLIKGKVDNALAQEIKESEAIKDADGDIQSYNGIELLDDYRRYYTNGNFASYILGFTGTDYTGLYGIESTYDNVLRGEDGVVYFQKDADGNQIPSQTKIIKEPVQGKDIVLTIDSNIQLMAEKAVKEAAATWQTKSVTAIVMETKTGEVVAMATTPDYNLNDPFTLDANFAATHAEDLVGKTDQEKLAEMYKNQAVSFIYEPGSTFKALTGAAALEEGAVTPETIVYCSGSIQIGDAVINCATGPHGYETVSDAIAHSCNPGLVQVIEALDPDVFYQYVYNFGLGARTGIELDGEESGIINRLPTANGGINEVDYATFSFGQGLAVTPIQMISALNCVVNNGYYEKPTIISTITKGADAESPKQIISTETSAAMREIMRKVVGYDSDMTALSEGYSIGGKTGTAEKFIDGEYSNTKYVTSFYCFSPVEDPKYSVYVVLDEPKAGAYGSTSAAPTAISLMEQTLNYNSADVNLNEAAAEEIQKGTIVVPDLVGQNIDFAISILKEKGIKYSIDPATTGTTVVSQSVPTNSVYDPNSELVLGVGDSTGETAGTVIVPDLSGLSIQSANEILTGLGLNLKITGNGFASSQTPAATTVVEKGSDVSVTFTP from the coding sequence GTGAATATAAAAAAGAAGGCACAACGAGAGATTGGACCAATCGGCAAGCAGAATCGGATAATGATTGCGATGGTGATACTTTCATTGTGCTTAATTATTATTATCGGAAGATTGTTTTCCTTGCAAATTGTTAATTCAACAGGAAAATATGAGAGACAAGTGGACCAATTAGTTGAAGAAGTACCCATTAAGGCATCCCGGGGCGATATTTACGATCGCAACAAAAATGTCTTAGCCAAAGATTCTTCGGCAACAGCCGTTAATGTCATCCCTTATGAGGTTGAAGACCCGGAACGATTGGCGAATACACTAAGCACCAAACTTGGTCTGAAATACGAAGATGTTTTAACCAAAATTTCGGTCCTTGAAAATAATATTGTTGAGGTAAAAACAGGACTTAGTCAGGGGACAGCAGTGATTGTGCTGAGTCATAATTTTGACGGCGTAAGCGTTGAAGACGGAACTTTGTATTTTGAACCAATTAAGATTAAAGATGCTGGGGCGGTTGCTTCAGCCATCGCAAAAGATTTAGATTATAATTATGAATCCCTCTACGAAAAAGCAACCCGTAAAGAAAATCAGGCGGTGCTTATTAAAGGCAAAGTGGATAATGCCCTAGCGCAGGAGATTAAAGAATCAGAGGCCATCAAAGATGCTGACGGTGATATTCAAAGTTATAATGGCATCGAATTGTTGGACGATTATCGCCGATATTATACAAATGGAAATTTTGCTTCATACATATTAGGTTTTACAGGGACTGATTATACCGGTTTATATGGGATCGAATCAACCTATGATAACGTCCTTCGGGGTGAGGATGGCGTAGTCTATTTTCAGAAGGATGCTGATGGAAATCAGATCCCGTCGCAAACAAAAATTATTAAAGAACCTGTTCAAGGGAAGGATATTGTGTTAACAATTGACAGCAATATCCAGTTGATGGCTGAAAAAGCGGTTAAAGAAGCGGCCGCAACCTGGCAGACCAAAAGTGTTACGGCAATTGTAATGGAAACAAAAACGGGTGAGGTAGTAGCGATGGCGACCACCCCAGATTATAACCTTAATGATCCCTTTACATTAGATGCGAATTTTGCAGCTACGCACGCCGAAGATTTAGTTGGAAAAACAGATCAGGAAAAATTGGCTGAAATGTATAAAAATCAGGCGGTCAGTTTTATTTACGAACCGGGTTCGACCTTTAAAGCACTGACCGGAGCAGCAGCTCTGGAAGAAGGCGCGGTGACACCGGAAACGATTGTTTATTGCTCCGGTTCAATTCAGATTGGCGATGCGGTTATTAACTGCGCAACCGGACCACATGGTTATGAAACGGTATCTGATGCCATCGCCCATTCCTGTAATCCTGGTCTGGTTCAGGTTATTGAAGCTTTAGATCCCGATGTTTTTTATCAGTATGTTTATAATTTTGGGTTAGGGGCCCGAACTGGTATCGAACTGGATGGCGAAGAATCCGGAATTATCAACCGTTTACCAACGGCCAATGGGGGAATAAATGAAGTTGATTATGCGACCTTTTCGTTTGGTCAGGGATTGGCAGTGACACCAATTCAAATGATCAGTGCCCTTAATTGTGTTGTTAACAATGGTTATTATGAAAAACCAACCATCATTTCAACAATCACAAAAGGGGCTGATGCAGAATCCCCAAAACAAATTATTTCAACCGAAACATCGGCCGCCATGCGCGAAATCATGCGTAAGGTAGTTGGTTATGATTCTGATATGACGGCGCTTTCAGAAGGATACAGCATTGGCGGAAAAACCGGAACGGCGGAGAAATTTATTGATGGTGAATACTCCAACACCAAATATGTGACCTCTTTTTATTGCTTTTCACCGGTTGAAGATCCGAAATATTCAGTTTATGTTGTTTTGGATGAACCGAAGGCAGGCGCTTATGGTAGCACCAGTGCGGCACCAACGGCGATTAGTTTAATGGAACAAACCCTTAATTATAATTCAGCAGACGTCAACTTAAATGAAGCTGCGGCTGAAGAAATTCAAAAGGGAACCATTGTGGTTCCAGATCTTGTGGGACAGAATATTGATTTTGCAATCAGTATCCTTAAAGAAAAAGGCATAAAATATTCCATTGATCCGGCGACAACAGGTACCACGGTGGTTAGTCAAAGTGTCCCAACCAATTCAGTGTATGATCCCAACAGTGAGCTTGTTCTTGGCGTGGGGGACTCGACCGGTGAGACCGCCGGAACCGTTATTGTGCCAGATCTAAGTGGATTATCGATTCAAAGTGCCAACGAAATTTTAACTGGATTGGGATTGAATCTGAAAATTACAGGTAATGGTTTTGCATCAAGTCAAACACCGGCAGCAACAACCGTTGTGGAAAAGGGCAGTGACGTCAGTGTAACATTTACCCCATAG
- a CDS encoding UDP-N-acetylmuramoyl-tripeptide--D-alanyl-D-alanine ligase: protein MESISIDEILQITQGKLIQGTRELFVNHVTIDSRKLEGEALFVPIIGENNNGHDYINQFFLNGGKVCLSQEQKRVIPEGMTVIAVNSTLEALKALAGFNRHRYNIPVVAITGSSGKTTTKDLVAAVLSQKYNTLKTEGNFNNEYGIPQTLLNLGPDHQLAVIEMGMDHLGDISKSIQIVEPDISIITNVGLSHIERLKTQENIYLAKKEILQTLKNDGIAYVNGDDHFLKKIQSETNNYQVRTFGIEGQHTVKAIDYHSSHNGLEIQVGWENRNELYTFNYPGKHNVYNCLVAIGLGYFYGMTQAEIQAGLNAFVPSGNRMDIFITGTVKVINDSYNANPDAMRASIDVMEVLGHEYQRKIAILGDMLEMGEYGPPAHYEIGNYASGKVDVLIGVGNLGKEICRGFGNAGEVFEVSDAQAAGECLEKIIAPNDIILIKASRGMGLEKVIDFIKAGIE from the coding sequence ATGGAAAGTATCAGTATTGATGAAATACTTCAAATCACCCAGGGAAAATTAATTCAGGGAACGCGGGAGCTGTTCGTTAATCATGTTACCATTGACAGTCGGAAATTAGAGGGTGAGGCATTATTTGTCCCTATTATTGGAGAAAATAATAATGGTCATGATTATATCAATCAGTTTTTTTTAAACGGTGGAAAAGTTTGTTTAAGCCAGGAACAAAAACGCGTTATTCCTGAAGGAATGACCGTTATTGCCGTCAACTCGACGCTGGAAGCCTTAAAAGCGCTGGCGGGTTTCAATCGGCATCGTTACAATATTCCAGTGGTGGCGATTACGGGCAGCAGTGGTAAGACGACAACTAAAGATTTGGTTGCGGCAGTGCTTAGTCAAAAATATAATACTTTAAAAACAGAAGGAAATTTTAACAACGAATACGGTATTCCGCAAACCTTGTTAAACCTGGGACCGGACCATCAGCTTGCGGTCATTGAAATGGGCATGGATCACCTTGGCGATATTTCAAAATCGATACAAATTGTCGAGCCTGATATTAGCATCATTACCAATGTTGGATTAAGTCATATTGAACGGTTAAAAACGCAGGAGAATATTTATTTAGCAAAAAAAGAAATATTGCAGACGTTAAAAAATGACGGGATTGCTTATGTTAATGGGGACGATCATTTTTTAAAGAAAATTCAGTCCGAAACCAATAACTATCAAGTCAGAACATTTGGGATTGAGGGTCAACATACGGTTAAAGCGATTGATTATCATTCCAGTCATAATGGTCTGGAAATTCAGGTCGGGTGGGAGAACCGAAACGAGTTATATACTTTTAATTATCCCGGGAAACATAATGTTTATAATTGTCTGGTCGCGATTGGCTTGGGGTATTTTTATGGAATGACTCAGGCCGAAATTCAAGCGGGTCTGAATGCTTTTGTTCCCAGCGGCAATCGAATGGATATTTTTATTACCGGAACAGTAAAGGTTATTAATGATTCCTATAATGCTAATCCTGATGCGATGAGAGCATCGATTGATGTCATGGAAGTGCTGGGACATGAATATCAGCGCAAGATTGCCATTTTGGGAGACATGCTGGAAATGGGCGAATATGGGCCGCCGGCGCATTATGAAATTGGTAATTATGCCAGCGGAAAAGTTGATGTGCTAATTGGAGTCGGAAATTTAGGCAAAGAAATTTGTCGCGGATTTGGTAATGCCGGTGAAGTTTTTGAGGTTTCAGACGCGCAGGCAGCAGGTGAATGCCTTGAAAAAATTATCGCCCCGAACGATATCATCTTGATCAAAGCATCCCGAGGCATGGGTTTGGAAAAAGTCATTGATTTTATAAAGGCAGGCATTGAATAA
- the mraY gene encoding phospho-N-acetylmuramoyl-pentapeptide-transferase: MEMTMLRAGLLSLLISFVVVYWVTPHFIPMLNRLKFGQAIREEGPQSHLEKSGTPTMGGLIIQLGILVAFVILSGLIGAWDFFPILVMLYFGGVGFIDDYIKVAKKHNLGLRAWQKIVLQCIGALVITLYAYYSPAIGSELIVPFIGQTVDFGIWYVPFTLIAIVAIVNAVNLTDGLDGLASGVTGIVAIFFFVGSLTLPVASTTIFIGAVIGGCLGFLRHNSNPADIFMGDTGSMALGGAVVIMAIITRLQIFLLIAGALFVIEALSVVIQVGYFKATKGKRFFKMAPIHHHFELSGWSETRVVTVFWVATTIFVTIAFICLG, from the coding sequence ATGGAAATGACGATGTTAAGAGCTGGGCTTTTGAGCTTGCTAATTTCTTTTGTTGTTGTTTATTGGGTAACACCACACTTTATTCCAATGCTTAACCGCTTGAAATTTGGACAGGCCATCAGAGAAGAAGGTCCTCAGAGTCATCTGGAAAAATCGGGAACACCAACTATGGGTGGATTGATAATCCAACTCGGGATCCTCGTAGCGTTTGTGATTTTGTCGGGACTCATAGGAGCTTGGGATTTTTTTCCAATTCTGGTAATGCTCTATTTTGGTGGCGTGGGTTTCATTGATGACTATATTAAGGTTGCCAAAAAACATAATCTCGGGCTAAGAGCCTGGCAGAAAATTGTGCTACAATGTATTGGTGCGTTAGTTATTACCTTGTATGCTTATTATTCGCCAGCGATTGGCTCAGAATTAATTGTACCTTTTATCGGTCAAACGGTGGATTTTGGAATTTGGTACGTGCCATTTACATTGATTGCGATTGTTGCGATTGTCAATGCGGTCAATCTGACGGATGGACTCGATGGTTTGGCGTCCGGAGTAACCGGAATTGTCGCGATTTTCTTTTTTGTTGGGTCTCTGACTTTACCGGTAGCCAGTACAACGATCTTTATTGGGGCTGTTATTGGCGGATGTTTGGGCTTTTTAAGGCATAATTCGAATCCCGCTGATATCTTTATGGGTGATACCGGATCGATGGCGTTAGGCGGAGCGGTTGTTATTATGGCGATTATCACCCGGTTGCAGATTTTTCTGCTGATTGCGGGGGCTTTGTTTGTTATTGAAGCATTATCAGTTGTCATTCAAGTGGGATACTTTAAGGCCACTAAAGGGAAACGATTTTTTAAAATGGCTCCGATCCATCATCATTTTGAATTGTCCGGTTGGAGTGAAACCCGAGTTGTCACGGTATTTTGGGTAGCGACGACGATTTTTGTTACGATTGCATTTATTTGTTTAGGATAG